The following proteins come from a genomic window of Nostoc sp. ATCC 53789:
- a CDS encoding ATP-dependent 6-phosphofructokinase — protein sequence MEEPKRIGILTSGGDCSGLNAVIRAVVNCAVDTYGWEVLGIRQATLGLMARPQQFTKLEVDQVDSLLTAGGTMLGTTNKGDPFAFPMADGSLCDRSEEIIAGYHELGLDALIGIGGDGSLAILRRLAQQGGINLVGIPKTIDNDIGVTEHAIGFDTAVNIATEALDRLHFTAASHSRVMILEVMGRDAGHIAIAAGIAGGANVILIPEIPYTVEHICHKIKERQEKGKNYCLIIVSEAVRTHDGENVTITNRLGQSRYGGIGEYLADKIIEHIGVETRVTVLGHIQRGGTASPLDRLVATAFGVAAVNLIAEGKYDRMVTWQNRQVLSVPITEAIAQYSAVDPNGTLVKTARGMGIYLGD from the coding sequence ATGGAAGAACCCAAACGCATTGGAATTCTTACCAGTGGAGGTGATTGTTCTGGCTTAAATGCTGTGATTAGGGCTGTAGTAAATTGTGCAGTGGATACTTACGGCTGGGAAGTTTTGGGAATTCGTCAAGCGACTCTAGGATTAATGGCGCGTCCACAACAATTCACAAAACTGGAAGTTGATCAAGTTGACTCGCTATTAACTGCGGGTGGCACAATGTTGGGGACAACCAATAAAGGCGACCCCTTTGCTTTTCCAATGGCGGATGGTAGTTTATGCGATCGCTCCGAAGAAATCATTGCAGGTTATCATGAGCTAGGTTTAGACGCTTTGATTGGTATTGGCGGTGATGGTAGTTTGGCAATTCTGCGTCGCCTCGCCCAACAAGGTGGCATTAATCTAGTAGGTATTCCCAAAACCATTGATAACGATATTGGCGTTACCGAACACGCTATCGGTTTTGATACAGCAGTTAATATTGCCACGGAAGCACTAGATAGGTTACATTTTACTGCTGCAAGTCATAGCCGAGTCATGATTTTAGAAGTGATGGGGCGTGATGCCGGACACATAGCAATAGCTGCGGGAATTGCGGGGGGAGCAAATGTAATTTTAATTCCCGAAATCCCTTACACCGTTGAGCATATTTGCCACAAAATCAAAGAACGCCAAGAAAAAGGCAAAAACTATTGTTTGATAATTGTTTCTGAAGCGGTTCGTACCCACGATGGTGAAAATGTGACAATCACAAATCGCTTAGGTCAATCTCGATATGGTGGAATTGGTGAATATTTGGCAGATAAAATTATTGAACACATCGGTGTAGAAACACGAGTTACAGTTTTAGGACACATTCAACGCGGTGGAACTGCTTCGCCACTAGATAGATTAGTTGCAACAGCCTTTGGTGTAGCGGCGGTTAATCTCATTGCAGAGGGTAAATACGATCGCATGGTGACTTGGCAAAATCGCCAAGTATTAAGTGTACCAATTACCGAAGCGATCGCTCAATATAGCGCCGTCGATCCCAATGGTACTTTAGTTAAAACCGCTCGTGGTATGGGTATTTATTTGGGAGACTGA
- a CDS encoding succinylglutamate desuccinylase/aspartoacylase family protein has product MLPVIESIVLRQMASGDRLYLQLYKFVGAKPGKKVYIQSNLHGAEIAGNAVIHQLIEFLLTINDTDLTGEIWLVPVCNPMGTNERAQHFSPGRYCVYEAKDWNRIFWDYEKEADDLVAFTKSQLHIDLEVVRQNYLTIIKQNFAKILEKINSSNGVPYTELFAYKLQNLSLDADYLIDLHSSTNQALDYIYYFQNREDSAKYFLLDFGILLNKYDGDAFDEAFIKPWLALEACFKELGREIKFDVEAWTLELGTGMQMNPDSVSKGIRGVKNYLVQKGVLEVSNLSDGIKTHDMTFASSSNRKKYYAIAGGMIQSRIELGSTVKAGDKLYQILSFNKEGQLPTVIDVCAHHDGLVYDVATNQAVNEGEFVLGIVS; this is encoded by the coding sequence ATGCTGCCAGTTATTGAAAGCATTGTATTACGTCAAATGGCTTCGGGCGATCGCCTATACTTACAATTATACAAATTCGTCGGCGCTAAACCTGGTAAAAAGGTATACATTCAATCTAATCTACACGGTGCAGAAATTGCTGGTAATGCCGTTATTCACCAGCTAATTGAGTTTTTATTAACAATAAATGATACAGATTTAACTGGAGAAATTTGGCTGGTTCCCGTTTGTAATCCGATGGGAACAAATGAACGCGCTCAACATTTTTCTCCTGGGCGATATTGCGTTTATGAAGCCAAAGACTGGAATCGCATATTTTGGGACTACGAGAAAGAAGCTGATGATTTAGTAGCTTTTACTAAATCTCAACTTCACATTGATCTAGAGGTCGTTCGACAAAATTATCTAACTATAATTAAGCAAAATTTTGCGAAAATTTTAGAAAAAATTAATTCTTCTAATGGTGTTCCCTACACTGAGCTTTTTGCCTACAAGTTACAAAACCTGAGTTTAGATGCAGACTACTTAATTGATTTACACAGTTCTACAAATCAAGCTTTAGACTATATTTATTACTTCCAAAATCGAGAAGACAGTGCAAAATACTTTCTACTTGATTTTGGAATATTGCTTAATAAATATGATGGTGATGCTTTTGATGAAGCTTTTATCAAACCTTGGTTAGCGCTAGAAGCTTGTTTTAAAGAGTTGGGTAGAGAAATCAAGTTTGATGTGGAAGCTTGGACACTAGAATTAGGCACAGGAATGCAAATGAACCCTGATTCAGTATCCAAAGGTATACGGGGTGTGAAAAATTATTTAGTGCAAAAAGGTGTATTAGAAGTTTCTAATTTATCAGATGGCATAAAAACTCATGATATGACTTTTGCATCTAGCAGCAACCGGAAAAAATATTATGCGATCGCAGGTGGTATGATTCAATCCAGAATCGAATTAGGTAGTACAGTCAAAGCTGGAGACAAGCTCTATCAAATTCTCAGTTTTAATAAAGAAGGTCAACTACCTACTGTAATTGATGTCTGCGCTCACCATGATGGATTAGTTTATGATGTCGCAACCAATCAAGCTGTAAATGAAGGCGAGTTTGTATTGGGAATTGTGAGTTAG
- a CDS encoding PEP-CTERM sorting domain-containing protein encodes MSRFKVRQKLQKYFAADIHKATLSTFVFFGVSFGFAALSSPASASLLFRESFDNAALSIDAFGSTSNNGTLQTDVPVGATVLKAYLYASSVWENFNGPVSDVKLNGNLLKVADAFLLTPDENPATTVRWDVTSLLSSLGGLQNHTIEELGDNDGETLVVSYQDATTIGLSSFILDGELSPRGDTTRLNFDKPYSGGDFIVSFADTYSFQPSGQFTIVDVTTDSTSSRRLTSSAGGQDDGESSNGGLITAGGIGDSLTNPDPFASDSGGFKTDDELYNLALGNSNDPNPFIQSGDTFIELNTVNPTNDENVYSLFITSKFKTKVSVPEPLTTLGSLAVGGFGLAFCRKYKQQRKDTAKA; translated from the coding sequence ATGAGTAGATTTAAGGTAAGACAGAAGTTACAGAAATATTTTGCTGCTGACATACACAAAGCTACTTTGAGTACATTTGTATTCTTTGGTGTCAGTTTTGGGTTTGCTGCCTTAAGTTCGCCAGCATCCGCAAGTTTGTTGTTTCGTGAGAGCTTTGACAATGCGGCACTTTCCATAGATGCTTTTGGTAGCACCAGCAACAATGGTACATTGCAAACAGATGTACCTGTAGGTGCAACTGTTCTCAAAGCTTATCTTTATGCGTCTTCCGTTTGGGAGAATTTTAATGGGCCTGTAAGTGATGTCAAACTGAACGGTAATTTGTTGAAGGTTGCTGATGCCTTTCTACTCACGCCCGATGAGAACCCAGCAACTACTGTACGTTGGGATGTTACCAGCCTTCTCAGCTCTTTGGGGGGTTTACAGAACCATACTATTGAAGAGCTAGGAGACAATGACGGTGAAACTTTAGTTGTGTCTTATCAAGATGCCACTACTATCGGTTTGTCGTCTTTTATCTTAGACGGCGAACTATCTCCCAGAGGTGACACAACCAGATTGAATTTTGATAAACCTTATAGCGGTGGCGATTTTATAGTATCTTTTGCCGATACCTATAGCTTTCAGCCATCTGGTCAATTCACTATTGTGGACGTGACAACAGACTCTACTAGCTCTCGACGCTTAACTAGCTCTGCTGGTGGTCAGGATGATGGAGAATCATCTAATGGCGGTCTAATCACTGCTGGTGGTATTGGTGATAGTTTGACCAACCCAGATCCATTTGCCTCTGATTCTGGCGGTTTTAAGACTGATGATGAACTTTATAACCTAGCCCTTGGTAATAGCAATGATCCTAATCCTTTTATCCAGTCAGGTGATACCTTCATCGAGTTAAATACTGTAAACCCAACCAATGATGAGAATGTGTATAGTCTGTTTATTACCAGCAAATTCAAAACTAAAGTGTCTGTGCCCGAACCTTTAACTACATTGGGTTCATTAGCAGTTGGTGGTTTTGGTCTAGCTTTCTGCCGCAAGTACAAGCAGCAACGAAAAGATACCGCAAAAGCTTAG